In the genome of Populus trichocarpa isolate Nisqually-1 chromosome 6, P.trichocarpa_v4.1, whole genome shotgun sequence, one region contains:
- the LOC18100764 gene encoding replication protein A 32 kDa subunit A: MFSSSQFDATSAFSGGGFMPSQSTQLTDSTPSPAKSRNSLGVVPVTVKQISQASQSGDEKSSFVINGVDVTNVTVVGMVFNKAEKSTDVSFVIDDGTGRIGCRRWVTENFDKLEMEAVQDGMYVRVIGHLRVFQDVKQLVAFSVRPVTNFDEITFHFIDCIHSHLQNSKLQGGASTQLHMVESSMNTPVRNGQTFTSNLMSKQFDVDGLKDCDQLVLDRLQQSSSIGQEKGMHMDELCQQLKLPMEKIKESIRSLEDEGLIYSTIDEFHYKAT; the protein is encoded by the exons atgttttcaagcaGCCAATTCGACGCCACCTCCGCCTTCTCCGGCGGCGGATTCATGCCTTCTCAATCCACTCAGCTCACCGATTCCACACCTTCTCCCGCTAAA AGTCGCAATTCGTTGGGTGTGGTTCCAGTTACGGTGAAGCAGATAAGCCAAGCTTCTCAATCTGGTGATGAGAAGTCAAGTTTTGTGATCAACGGTGTGGATGTTACCAAT GTTACGGTTGTTGGAATGGTGTTTAATAAAGCTGAAAAGTCGACTGATGTTAGTTTTGTCATAGATGATGGAACAGGCCGTATTGGTTGTAGAAGATG GGTGACCGAGAATTTTGACAAATTGGAAATGGAGGCAGTACA AGATGGAATGTATGTTCGAGTTATTGGACACTTGAGAGTTTTTCAAGATGTCAAGCAGTTGGTTGCTTTCTCTGTCAG GCCCGTGACAAACTTTGATGAGattacttttcattttatagaTTGCATACATTCCCATTTGCAGAATTCCAAATTGCAG GGTGGAGCTTCAACTCAGCTTCATATGGTAGAATCATCAATGAACACTCCTGTGCGGAATGGTCAGACATTCACATCAAACCTG ATGTCCAAGCAATTTGATGTTGATGGGCTAAAGGATTGTGATCAATTGGTCCTTGATCGTCTGCAACAGTCTTCAAGCAT TGGACAGGAAAAAGGGATGCACATGGATGAACTTTGCCAACAGCTGAAACTTCCCATGGAGAAGATCAA GGAATCTATTAGATCACTTGAAGATGAAGGTTTAATATACTCTACAATTGACGAGTTTCACTACAAAGCAACCTGA